Proteins from a genomic interval of Pradoshia eiseniae:
- a CDS encoding inositol monophosphatase family protein yields the protein MAGIEEIHVQAVQWIKEAGQRIIQSFETILDIETKSNMNDLVTNMDKDVEHFFIERIAERFPDHKVLGEEGSGHDLDELNGIVWIIDPIDGTMNFVHQQRNFAISIGIVENGVGRIGLIYDVVHDELYHCIKGEGAFLNEKRIEPMREATLEESIVGLNAIWLTDNKKIDKNITAKLVREVRGSRSYGSAALELIYVATGRLDAYISMRLAPWDFAGGTIIIEELGGKVTDLQGNPVHYLKKSSLIAAAPKLHQTIIERYLS from the coding sequence ATGGCAGGTATTGAAGAAATACATGTACAAGCAGTTCAATGGATAAAAGAAGCTGGGCAGAGAATCATTCAATCCTTTGAAACAATCTTGGATATTGAAACGAAGTCTAACATGAATGATTTGGTCACCAATATGGATAAAGATGTCGAACATTTTTTTATAGAGAGGATAGCCGAACGTTTCCCGGACCATAAGGTGCTTGGAGAGGAGGGCTCAGGCCATGATCTTGATGAGCTCAATGGAATTGTTTGGATCATAGACCCGATAGACGGGACGATGAACTTTGTGCATCAGCAAAGGAATTTTGCCATCTCGATTGGCATCGTGGAAAATGGGGTTGGCAGGATTGGGCTGATTTACGATGTGGTTCATGATGAATTGTATCATTGCATCAAAGGCGAAGGTGCATTCTTGAATGAAAAGAGAATAGAGCCGATGAGAGAGGCAACGCTTGAAGAATCGATTGTCGGTTTGAATGCGATATGGCTGACAGATAACAAGAAGATTGACAAAAACATCACGGCTAAGCTTGTAAGAGAGGTACGCGGGAGTAGATCCTATGGTTCAGCCGCTCTGGAACTGATTTATGTGGCGACCGGGAGGCTGGATGCCTATATTTCCATGCGTCTTGCTCCTTGGGATTTTGCTGGGGGGACAATTATTATCGAGGAGCTTGGAGGAAAAGTGACAGATCTTCAAGGCAACCCCGTGCATTATTTGAAAAAAAGCTCGCTGATTGCAGCTGCTCCAAAGCTGCATCAGACCATTATAGAACGATATTTATCCTAA
- a CDS encoding YktB family protein, which translates to MTFKGFTNDDFNVFQIDGLDARMDAIKSIIRPKFEILSNVFTEELSVMTNEPMYAHIAKHARRTINPPNDTWVAFSSNPRGYKMVPHFQIGLWESHLFIWYAVIYEAKGKEPIGQRFLSKASEIKQTIPGTYVWSIDHMKPDVLHHDDLSTDDLSKMFERLANVKKAELLCGFQVPRDEAVKIHGDELIEMIRDVFVHLLPLYNVE; encoded by the coding sequence ATGACATTTAAAGGCTTTACGAATGACGATTTCAATGTATTTCAAATAGATGGCTTAGATGCTCGTATGGATGCCATTAAATCCATTATCCGTCCCAAATTTGAAATCTTGAGCAATGTATTCACAGAAGAACTTTCAGTAATGACAAATGAGCCAATGTATGCGCACATCGCTAAGCATGCCAGACGGACTATCAACCCGCCTAATGATACTTGGGTTGCCTTTTCATCCAATCCCCGCGGATACAAGATGGTCCCTCATTTCCAAATCGGTTTATGGGAAAGCCATCTATTCATTTGGTACGCTGTCATATATGAAGCAAAAGGAAAAGAACCAATTGGACAACGCTTTTTATCAAAAGCCTCAGAGATCAAACAAACCATTCCGGGAACTTATGTGTGGTCAATAGACCATATGAAGCCCGATGTTCTTCACCACGATGATCTATCAACAGATGATTTAAGCAAGATGTTCGAGAGATTAGCTAATGTGAAGAAAGCTGAACTCCTATGCGGCTTCCAAGTGCCGAGAGATGAGGCTGTCAAGATTCACGGAGACGAACTAATTGAGATGATACGTGATGTGTTTGTACATTTATTACCCCTCTATAATGTCGAATAA
- a CDS encoding UPF0223 family protein, which produces MDYQYPIDFTWKTEEIVQVISFFQGIEKAYEKGIYREELMALYKDFKRIVPSIAEEKKVCGEFEEVSGYSSYRAMQKAKKCADGELVKMKG; this is translated from the coding sequence ATGGATTACCAATATCCAATCGATTTTACGTGGAAGACGGAGGAAATCGTCCAAGTGATTTCGTTCTTTCAAGGAATTGAGAAAGCCTATGAGAAAGGCATCTACCGTGAGGAGCTGATGGCGCTTTATAAAGATTTCAAGCGAATCGTTCCATCTATTGCGGAAGAAAAGAAAGTGTGCGGTGAGTTTGAAGAGGTAAGCGGATATTCAAGCTATCGGGCCATGCAAAAGGCTAAGAAATGTGCAGATGGCGAACTAGTTAAAATGAAAGGTTAA
- a CDS encoding NAD(P)H-dependent flavin oxidoreductase, whose translation MWETRVTELLGIKLPIIQGGLAYLAYSDLAAAVSNAGGLGQITALSLGSPQELAEEIDKVQILTDKPVGVNFAIGTHGREYEKFVQVAIDKGIEAMSVTGGNPASFLDMLKGTTVKKLVLTAGVRQAVKAEELGADAVMVVGNEGGGHLGRDELSTMVLVPKVVDAVTIPVIASGGIADGRGMMAALALGAEGIEMGTRFIAVRECVHAHPAYKEAIINGTERDTVVIKKTLGTPGRAISNSHTSSILSLENKSCTYEDLKDYISGETNKRFIYEGNPNEGFGWAGQAIGLIHDEPTVADLFEQMLMQAESIRSKWQYS comes from the coding sequence ATGTGGGAAACAAGAGTGACTGAGTTACTGGGGATTAAATTGCCGATTATCCAGGGAGGTCTCGCCTATCTTGCTTATTCAGATTTGGCTGCAGCTGTATCAAATGCTGGAGGATTAGGCCAAATCACCGCCTTGTCATTAGGCAGCCCGCAGGAACTAGCTGAGGAAATCGATAAAGTTCAAATTTTGACTGATAAGCCTGTAGGAGTTAATTTTGCCATCGGGACACATGGAAGGGAATATGAAAAGTTTGTTCAAGTAGCGATTGATAAAGGAATTGAAGCTATGTCGGTCACTGGCGGAAATCCAGCTTCATTCCTTGATATGCTGAAGGGAACCACGGTGAAGAAACTCGTTTTGACAGCGGGAGTCAGGCAAGCTGTGAAAGCCGAGGAGCTAGGGGCAGATGCGGTCATGGTTGTTGGCAATGAAGGAGGGGGCCATCTTGGAAGAGATGAATTAAGTACGATGGTTCTCGTGCCAAAGGTCGTCGATGCGGTAACCATTCCGGTAATCGCTTCAGGCGGTATTGCAGATGGGAGAGGAATGATGGCTGCATTGGCGCTTGGAGCAGAAGGAATTGAAATGGGGACGAGATTCATTGCTGTGAGGGAGTGTGTTCATGCCCATCCTGCATATAAAGAAGCAATCATTAATGGAACTGAGAGGGACACAGTCGTAATTAAAAAGACCCTTGGAACCCCTGGCAGAGCAATTTCTAATTCTCATACTTCCTCTATCCTCTCCCTGGAGAATAAAAGCTGTACATATGAAGATCTAAAGGATTATATTAGTGGTGAGACGAATAAGAGGTTCATTTATGAGGGAAATCCTAATGAAGGATTTGGATGGGCCGGACAAGCAATCGGTCTCATTCATGACGAACCGACCGTTGCTGATTTATTTGAACAAATGCTCATGCAAGCTGAATCGATTCGAAGCAAATGGCAGTACAGCTGA
- a CDS encoding GapA-binding peptide SR1P: MGTIVCTGCNATIDHFEDEKVSVLYANCADCQQCHGE, translated from the coding sequence ATGGGTACAATCGTATGTACAGGATGTAATGCAACCATTGATCATTTTGAAGACGAGAAAGTGTCTGTATTATACGCAAACTGCGCTGATTGCCAGCAATGTCACGGAGAGTAA
- a CDS encoding DUF1885 family protein produces the protein MSIHSYIRLPNRSVTISEARKLIDDYQQSLRKTGEQLNYPYNERAFPYTIHEPDNLGNGEWLYLSSNDPDYHLIRIGIGEEPSMGMNGSLMPYIEISLERNSTFADKGKANELAKYMAKKLQGELQLFNGRRMLFHK, from the coding sequence ATGTCTATTCATTCCTATATTCGATTACCCAATCGTTCTGTCACAATCTCGGAAGCAAGGAAATTGATTGACGATTACCAACAATCCTTGCGTAAAACTGGTGAACAATTAAACTATCCATACAATGAGAGGGCTTTTCCTTACACCATCCATGAGCCCGACAATCTAGGAAACGGAGAGTGGCTTTATCTCTCTTCCAATGATCCGGATTATCATCTTATTAGGATAGGGATCGGAGAAGAGCCAAGTATGGGGATGAACGGTTCATTAATGCCTTACATTGAGATAAGCCTTGAGAGGAACTCAACATTTGCTGATAAAGGAAAAGCGAATGAGCTTGCCAAATATATGGCCAAGAAGCTTCAAGGCGAATTACAGCTGTTCAATGGGAGAAGAATGCTCTTCCATAAATGA
- a CDS encoding VOC family protein: MIKALLPYLVTNGNGQEVLSFYKQALDAEILHLQTFGDLSDNPENPMPKENNHLILNALVRAGEAEFMLSDNQPGLPFQLGNHITLSIQSDNAEETRWLFDRLKEKGEVIMPLQETPWSSLYGQLIDQFGVCWQLNTLSHHMD; the protein is encoded by the coding sequence TTGATTAAGGCACTGCTTCCCTATTTAGTCACAAATGGCAATGGTCAAGAAGTTTTATCCTTTTATAAACAAGCATTAGATGCAGAGATTCTCCATCTCCAGACATTTGGCGATCTTTCTGATAACCCTGAAAATCCAATGCCTAAAGAGAACAATCATTTAATCCTAAATGCATTGGTCAGAGCGGGTGAAGCTGAATTCATGCTTTCAGACAATCAGCCGGGTCTTCCATTTCAACTTGGTAACCATATTACACTATCAATTCAGTCAGATAATGCTGAGGAGACAAGATGGTTATTTGACCGGTTGAAAGAAAAGGGAGAGGTTATCATGCCCTTGCAGGAAACCCCTTGGAGTTCTTTATACGGCCAATTAATTGATCAGTTCGGCGTTTGTTGGCAATTAAACACATTGAGTCATCATATGGATTAA
- a CDS encoding polysaccharide deacetylase family protein, translated as MNYIPVILAVSLLVLTGCSEKSQGENPPQTNEKAALQKEEKQTEEQKKEQEESKEQEVLDEEAMSQPVQDYQVNTNNWKIEPVSDENAKVALLTIDDAPDEHALEMAEILKELDVSAVFFVNGHFIESEEKQAIVKQIADMGFEIGNHTYSHASLPSITEQEQEEEIKRVNSLVEKATGSKPRFFRAPFGQNTEFSKKIAEEEGMQLMNWTLGYDWEKSYQSKDPLVEATLNSEYLYDGANILMHDRAWTKEALADIVRGLQEKGYEILDPKRIKS; from the coding sequence TTGAACTATATTCCAGTAATTTTAGCTGTATCTTTGCTGGTTCTTACGGGTTGTTCAGAGAAGAGTCAAGGAGAGAATCCGCCGCAAACCAATGAAAAAGCTGCGCTCCAAAAAGAGGAGAAACAGACCGAGGAACAAAAAAAAGAGCAAGAAGAGAGTAAAGAACAAGAAGTGTTAGATGAAGAAGCCATGTCACAGCCGGTGCAGGATTATCAAGTGAATACGAATAATTGGAAGATTGAGCCGGTCAGTGATGAAAACGCGAAGGTTGCTTTACTCACGATTGATGATGCCCCGGACGAACATGCACTGGAGATGGCTGAAATATTGAAGGAGCTGGATGTATCGGCTGTCTTTTTTGTTAATGGGCATTTCATAGAATCAGAAGAAAAGCAAGCTATTGTTAAACAAATCGCTGATATGGGATTTGAGATTGGCAACCATACATATAGCCATGCCTCCTTGCCTTCCATAACGGAACAGGAGCAAGAAGAGGAAATTAAGCGGGTAAATAGTCTAGTCGAGAAGGCAACCGGTTCAAAGCCACGGTTCTTCCGCGCACCTTTTGGTCAAAATACAGAATTCTCTAAGAAAATAGCGGAAGAAGAAGGTATGCAATTAATGAATTGGACGCTTGGATATGATTGGGAGAAATCGTATCAATCAAAGGATCCTCTTGTCGAAGCCACTTTGAATAGTGAATATTTATATGATGGTGCGAATATTTTGATGCATGACCGTGCCTGGACGAAAGAGGCTCTTGCGGATATCGTGCGCGGTTTGCAGGAGAAAGGCTATGAAATTTTGGACCCGAAGCGAATAAAATCCTGA
- the lpdA gene encoding dihydrolipoyl dehydrogenase yields the protein MVVGDFPIETDTIVIGAGPGGYVAAIRAAQLGQKVTIVEKGELGGVCLNVGCIPSKALITAGHRYHDAKHSADMGITAENVKIDFSKVQKWKGSVVEKLTSGVGGLLKGNNIDIVKGEAYFVDANNIRVMTETSAQTYTFKNAIIATGSRPIELPAFKYSKRVLHSTGALNLDHIPASMAIIGGGVIGVELGNVYANFGTKVTILEGMDEILAAFEKQMSSIVKRNLKKKNVDIFTKVKAQGVEETENGVIVTYEEKGEEKKLEAEYLLVTVGRKPNTDEIGLEQVGIELDERGFIKTDKQCRTSVSNIFAIGDIISGPQLAHKASYEGKIAAEAIAGHASEIDYLGIPAVVFSEPELATVGYTEAQAKEEGLDFVAAKFPFAANGRALALNAAEGFMKMITRKEDGLVIGAQIAGPGASDMVAELGLAIEAGMTAEDIAMTIHAHPTLGEITMEAAEVALGSPIHIIK from the coding sequence ATGGTTGTAGGTGATTTTCCAATTGAAACAGATACTATAGTAATTGGTGCCGGTCCTGGGGGATATGTTGCAGCTATCCGTGCAGCTCAGTTAGGACAAAAAGTAACAATCGTAGAAAAGGGAGAACTTGGTGGCGTATGCTTAAATGTTGGATGTATCCCATCTAAAGCCCTCATCACAGCTGGACACCGCTATCATGATGCGAAACATTCAGCTGATATGGGTATCACTGCTGAGAACGTTAAGATTGATTTCTCTAAGGTTCAAAAATGGAAAGGTTCTGTTGTAGAGAAATTAACGAGCGGTGTTGGCGGCCTATTGAAAGGCAACAATATTGACATCGTAAAAGGTGAGGCATACTTCGTTGATGCCAACAATATTCGTGTCATGACTGAAACGAGCGCTCAAACGTATACATTTAAAAATGCGATCATCGCGACTGGTTCCCGTCCGATTGAACTGCCTGCATTCAAATATTCTAAACGCGTTCTGCACTCAACTGGCGCATTGAATTTAGATCATATCCCTGCAAGCATGGCTATTATTGGCGGTGGTGTAATCGGAGTTGAGCTTGGTAATGTATATGCTAATTTCGGCACTAAAGTAACAATTCTTGAAGGTATGGATGAAATCCTTGCCGCTTTTGAAAAACAAATGTCTTCCATTGTTAAACGCAACTTGAAGAAAAAGAATGTTGACATCTTTACAAAAGTAAAAGCTCAAGGTGTTGAAGAAACAGAAAATGGCGTAATCGTTACTTACGAAGAAAAAGGCGAAGAGAAGAAACTTGAAGCTGAATACTTATTGGTAACTGTCGGAAGAAAACCAAACACAGATGAAATCGGTTTGGAACAAGTCGGCATCGAGCTTGATGAGAGAGGCTTCATCAAAACGGATAAACAATGCCGTACTTCTGTAAGCAACATCTTCGCGATTGGTGATATTATCAGTGGACCGCAATTGGCTCATAAAGCCTCTTATGAAGGCAAAATTGCAGCTGAAGCCATTGCTGGACATGCTTCTGAAATTGATTACCTCGGCATTCCAGCCGTTGTATTCTCAGAGCCTGAGCTTGCGACTGTAGGTTATACAGAAGCCCAAGCGAAAGAAGAAGGCTTAGATTTCGTTGCAGCGAAATTCCCATTTGCGGCAAATGGTCGTGCCCTAGCTCTAAATGCAGCTGAAGGTTTCATGAAAATGATCACACGCAAAGAAGATGGCCTTGTTATCGGTGCCCAAATTGCCGGACCAGGAGCATCTGATATGGTGGCTGAGCTTGGATTAGCGATTGAAGCAGGTATGACTGCTGAAGATATCGCCATGACAATCCATGCGCACCCAACATTAGGTGAGATTACAATGGAGGCGGCTGAAGTAGCTTTAGGAAGCCCAATTCATATCATTAAATAA
- a CDS encoding dihydrolipoamide acetyltransferase family protein, which yields MAFEFKLPDIGEGIHEGEIVKWFIKPGDKVQEDDVLCEVQNDKAVVEIPSPVEGTVEKIFVEEGTVAVVGDVLVSFDAPGYEDVQFKGEHGEEKTEAQVQSTYESGQDVEKQSAPAEKQDSQTGAGAQVQMDQASDKRVIAMPSVRKFARENGVNIQEVSGTGKNGRVLKEDIEAFMNGGNVQEAAPAEAADTVETVEAEQKAAPQPIPAGEYPETREKMSGIRKAISKAMVNSKHTAPHVTLMDEVDVTKLVAHRKKFKEVAAEKGIKLTFLPYVVKALTSALREYPALNTSLDDATSEIIHKHYYNIGIAADTEKGLLVPVVKDADRKSMFAISNEINELAGKAREGKLAPNEMKGASCTISNIGSAGGQWFTPVINHPEVAILGIGRIAEKPIVRDGEIVAAPVLALSLSFDHRMIDGATGQNALNHIKRLLNDPELLLMEG from the coding sequence GTGGCTTTTGAATTTAAACTTCCGGATATCGGCGAAGGTATACATGAAGGGGAAATTGTTAAGTGGTTCATCAAACCGGGCGATAAAGTACAAGAGGATGATGTGCTTTGTGAAGTACAAAATGACAAAGCAGTTGTAGAAATCCCATCACCGGTTGAAGGAACTGTTGAAAAGATTTTTGTAGAAGAAGGTACAGTAGCGGTAGTAGGCGATGTACTTGTATCATTTGATGCTCCAGGATATGAAGATGTACAATTTAAAGGGGAGCATGGAGAAGAAAAAACGGAGGCTCAAGTTCAATCAACATATGAGAGCGGCCAAGATGTTGAAAAACAATCTGCACCTGCTGAAAAACAAGACTCCCAAACTGGTGCAGGTGCGCAAGTACAGATGGATCAAGCTTCAGATAAACGCGTAATCGCTATGCCATCTGTCCGCAAATTTGCCAGAGAAAATGGCGTGAACATTCAAGAGGTTTCTGGAACTGGAAAAAATGGCCGTGTGCTAAAAGAAGACATCGAAGCGTTCATGAATGGCGGAAACGTTCAAGAAGCGGCTCCTGCAGAAGCTGCTGATACTGTTGAAACTGTTGAAGCAGAACAAAAAGCAGCACCACAGCCTATTCCTGCTGGTGAATATCCTGAAACACGCGAGAAAATGAGCGGTATCCGTAAAGCCATTTCTAAAGCAATGGTTAACTCCAAGCATACAGCTCCGCACGTAACCTTAATGGATGAAGTAGATGTAACGAAACTTGTTGCTCACAGAAAGAAATTCAAAGAAGTGGCAGCGGAAAAAGGCATCAAGCTTACGTTCCTTCCATATGTCGTAAAAGCATTGACAAGTGCGCTTCGTGAATATCCAGCTCTTAATACATCTTTAGATGATGCTACATCTGAGATTATTCATAAGCACTACTACAACATCGGAATCGCTGCTGATACGGAAAAAGGCTTGCTTGTTCCGGTCGTAAAAGATGCTGATCGCAAATCCATGTTTGCAATTTCAAATGAAATTAACGAGCTTGCTGGTAAAGCGCGTGAAGGTAAATTAGCTCCAAACGAAATGAAAGGTGCTTCTTGCACAATCTCTAATATTGGTTCAGCGGGCGGACAATGGTTCACACCAGTTATTAACCACCCAGAGGTAGCAATCTTAGGTATTGGCCGTATTGCAGAAAAACCAATCGTTCGTGATGGTGAAATCGTTGCAGCACCAGTATTAGCATTGTCCTTAAGCTTTGACCACCGTATGATTGACGGAGCTACTGGCCAAAATGCATTGAATCATATCAAACGCTTATTAAATGATCCAGAACTACTATTGATGGAGGGGTAA
- a CDS encoding alpha-ketoacid dehydrogenase subunit beta translates to MAQMTMIQAITDALRTEMRNDPKVLVFGEDVGVNGGVFRATEGLQKEFGEDRVFDTPLAESGIGGLAIGLGLQGYRPVPEIQFFGFVFEVMDSIAGQMARMRYRSGGRYHSPVTIRSPFGGGVHTPEMHADSLEGLMAQTPGVKVVIPSTPYDAKGLLISSIRDNDPVIFLEHMKLYRSFRQEVPEEEYTIPLGKADVKREGTDLSIITYGAMVQESLKAAEQLEKEGISAEVVDLRTISPLDIETIIASVEKTGRAIVVQEAQKQAGIASQVVAEINDRAILSLEAPVLRVTAPDTVFAFSQAEPIWLPNHKDVLETAKKVLEF, encoded by the coding sequence ATGGCCCAAATGACAATGATTCAAGCCATCACAGATGCATTGCGTACAGAAATGCGCAATGACCCGAAAGTTCTCGTATTTGGTGAGGACGTTGGAGTTAACGGCGGGGTTTTCCGTGCAACGGAAGGATTACAAAAAGAATTTGGTGAGGACCGTGTGTTCGATACTCCTTTAGCTGAGTCTGGTATCGGCGGTTTGGCAATCGGTCTTGGTCTGCAAGGTTACCGCCCTGTCCCTGAAATTCAGTTCTTCGGATTCGTATTTGAAGTTATGGACTCCATCGCAGGACAAATGGCCCGTATGAGATACCGTTCTGGCGGAAGATACCATTCTCCAGTTACGATCCGTTCACCATTTGGCGGTGGTGTTCATACACCTGAGATGCACGCGGACAGCCTTGAAGGCTTAATGGCTCAAACACCAGGTGTTAAAGTTGTTATTCCGTCTACTCCATATGATGCAAAAGGTTTGTTGATTTCATCTATTCGTGACAATGACCCGGTTATTTTCTTGGAGCATATGAAACTCTATCGTTCATTCCGTCAGGAAGTACCTGAAGAAGAGTACACTATTCCACTTGGAAAAGCAGATGTGAAAAGAGAAGGTACAGACCTTTCCATCATCACTTACGGTGCAATGGTACAAGAATCTCTTAAAGCAGCTGAACAGCTTGAAAAAGAAGGCATTTCTGCAGAAGTTGTTGACTTGCGCACAATCAGCCCGCTTGATATTGAAACAATCATCGCTTCTGTTGAAAAAACAGGGAGAGCGATTGTCGTTCAAGAAGCACAAAAACAAGCAGGAATCGCTTCTCAAGTTGTTGCTGAAATCAATGACCGTGCGATTTTGAGCTTAGAGGCTCCAGTTCTTCGCGTAACTGCGCCTGATACAGTCTTTGCATTCTCTCAAGCTGAACCAATTTGGCTTCCAAATCACAAAGATGTTCTTGAAACAGCGAAAAAAGTTCTTGAGTTTTAA
- the pdhA gene encoding pyruvate dehydrogenase (acetyl-transferring) E1 component subunit alpha, whose protein sequence is MASKQQKVLFEAQKQLDSVNEQFKTLQILNEEGEVVNEAAMPELTDDQLQELMKRMVYTRILDQRSISLNRQGRLGFYAPTAGQEASQLASQFALEKEDFILPGYRDVPQMVWHGLPLSKAFLFSRGHFAGNQIPEGVNVISPQIIIGAQYIQCAGVALGMKKNNAKSVAVTYTGDGGTSQGDFYEGINFAGAYKAPAIFIVQNNRFAISTPVEAQSASRTLAQKAVAAGIPGVQVDGMDPLAVYAVVKEARERAINGEGPTLIETLTYRYGPHTMAGDDPTRYRTADLDNEWEKKDPLVRFRKFLEKKGLWSEEQENQVIEQAKEDIKEAIKEADNTPKQKVTDLITNMFETLPPNLEEQYEIYAEKESK, encoded by the coding sequence ATGGCTTCTAAACAACAAAAAGTCCTATTTGAGGCACAGAAGCAATTGGATAGCGTCAACGAGCAATTCAAAACGTTACAGATTTTGAATGAAGAGGGGGAAGTTGTTAACGAGGCAGCAATGCCTGAATTAACAGATGATCAGCTTCAAGAGTTGATGAAACGAATGGTTTACACACGTATTTTGGACCAGCGCTCCATTTCCTTGAACAGACAAGGAAGACTAGGTTTCTATGCACCGACTGCTGGTCAAGAAGCTTCCCAGCTTGCATCACAATTTGCCCTTGAAAAAGAAGATTTCATTCTTCCAGGCTATCGTGATGTTCCGCAAATGGTTTGGCATGGCCTTCCATTAAGTAAGGCATTTTTATTCTCTCGCGGACATTTTGCCGGGAACCAAATTCCAGAAGGCGTTAATGTGATTTCTCCGCAAATCATCATTGGTGCTCAATACATCCAATGTGCCGGTGTTGCACTTGGCATGAAGAAAAATAATGCGAAATCAGTCGCTGTTACATACACAGGTGATGGCGGTACATCTCAAGGTGACTTCTACGAAGGTATTAACTTTGCAGGTGCTTACAAAGCTCCAGCCATCTTTATCGTTCAAAACAACCGATTTGCTATTTCTACACCTGTAGAGGCTCAATCTGCGTCTCGCACGCTTGCACAAAAAGCGGTTGCAGCCGGAATTCCAGGTGTTCAAGTAGACGGTATGGATCCGCTTGCTGTATATGCGGTCGTGAAAGAAGCTCGTGAAAGAGCAATTAATGGCGAAGGTCCTACATTAATCGAAACATTAACTTATCGTTATGGCCCTCATACAATGGCAGGCGATGACCCAACTCGTTATCGTACAGCTGACCTTGATAATGAGTGGGAGAAAAAAGATCCGCTTGTTCGTTTCCGCAAGTTCTTAGAAAAGAAAGGACTTTGGAGCGAGGAACAAGAAAACCAAGTAATTGAACAAGCGAAAGAAGATATTAAAGAAGCCATTAAAGAGGCTGACAATACACCAAAACAAAAAGTCACAGACTTGATTACAAATATGTTCGAAACGCTTCCTCCTAACCTAGAGGAACAATATGAAATTTATGCAGAAAAGGAGTCGAAGTAA
- a CDS encoding YkyA family protein: MTGQRKFMILLLGIVLVLSAAGCSNKTPEEKSYDFLEELASIEKGYEEQHEPLQKLEAEDNEIYAQIIELGMKEMEEITSLSNDAIEGIKKREELMKKEKESIDDSRQQFSEFEELIDKLSDEKAKEEAEELQEIMQKRYKDYDKLYDLYLVSLDEEKKLYELFKDENTTRDQLETQIKSVNEAYTNLSEANNQYNKQTEKYNEKKISFYKTTGIEIESEQP, encoded by the coding sequence ATGACAGGACAAAGAAAGTTTATGATTTTACTTCTAGGAATTGTGCTGGTTTTATCCGCAGCTGGGTGCAGCAACAAAACTCCTGAAGAGAAGAGCTACGATTTTTTAGAGGAGCTAGCCTCCATTGAAAAAGGATATGAGGAGCAGCATGAACCGCTGCAAAAGCTCGAAGCAGAAGATAATGAGATTTATGCACAAATCATCGAATTAGGCATGAAAGAGATGGAGGAAATTACCTCTCTATCTAATGATGCAATTGAAGGAATCAAAAAAAGAGAAGAGTTAATGAAGAAAGAAAAAGAAAGCATTGATGATTCGCGCCAGCAGTTTAGTGAGTTTGAAGAGCTGATTGACAAACTTTCGGACGAGAAGGCGAAAGAAGAGGCTGAAGAGCTCCAAGAAATTATGCAGAAGCGGTATAAAGATTACGATAAGTTATATGACCTCTATCTTGTGAGCCTCGATGAAGAGAAAAAGCTGTATGAGCTTTTTAAAGATGAGAATACAACTAGAGATCAGCTTGAAACGCAAATTAAGAGTGTGAATGAAGCTTACACTAATTTATCGGAAGCAAATAATCAGTACAATAAACAAACGGAAAAATATAATGAGAAAAAAATAAGCTTCTATAAAACCACTGGAATTGAAATTGAGAGTGAACAACCATGA